The genome window AAAagatacttcttttttttaaatcactgatAAAATACATTGGATCCTGAATCCTTGTGTGAGCTACTTACCTGGTTGTTGGAGAGAGTCTCTCCAAACTGCTTGCGTACTAACAGATGATCCCTGGCTAGCTGTACACTGGCATGTGCTGCCCCAAGAGAACAGGATGCTGTAGGAGTGTAATATAAAAACAGATGTTTGTCACCTGGAGACTTATTTTTTAGtatatatctatgtatgtatgtgtgtgtgtgtgtgtatatgtatatatatacacacacacacacacacacacacacacacatatatatatatatatatatatatatatatatatacacacatactgtatatacatacacacacatatatatatatatatatatatatatatatatatatatacatacatactgtatatacatacacaaacatatatatatatatatctatcattaaaaggtccaatgtgtaggaatttctctcatctagcgttgagatcatatatcgcaatcaactctctcgcgccacgcagtttaaagtacgtattacagctacggtagccttcacgcttcaaaaagcaagtctcttgctctttttaatatcctttttctttttctgggtgaagaagaagactcctgatCCTGACATTtggaatacgtgtggtcctccatgtttccttcttcaaacttgccggggccgggaagctatgatacccattagcagcattagcagcacctgtgagtttatcatgtgacagagaaaacaggaaaggcggagcagtatgtcctctATGTCCCTTatcggctaacgtatttcaagatggcgcatgaatatggagcgtctaccccagttcatgcgaacgcaaatgtaaaatttcaagccaaaaggaatacttggaattgatggtggtggtaaatattcatgaaaaaggacaagtttgtgaacgggcaacacagattttgataatgaacaactaaacacgttacacactggaccttaaACTATTGTACAATAAATGGGTAACTACTTGGATAGTGTTTTTGTCCTCACCAATATTAATTCTGCCTCCATTCAGGCCTTTCATAGCTATGTTGAATCCTTGTCCTTCCTCACCAAGCCGGTTGGTCACTGGGACGGCACAGTCCTCAAATATCACCGCCCTGGTCGGCTGAGAGTTCCAACCCATCTGGAGAGAAACGTTGAAAAACAGCTGAGTGACTGTGACTtacttctgccatctagtggtaacAGCAAACACTATCtacagagttaaaaaaaagagttcAATTCAACAATCTAACACCAAAGAAACTctaccttcttttcttttttgccaaAATGGAGGCCTGGGGTTCCTTTCTCTACCACCAAACAAGAGATGCCTTTTGCTCCTTTACCCCCCGTTCTGCACATCACAACATAGACGTCTGTGTCTCCTCCTCCGCTGATGAAGGCCTGAAAAGTCACAAACGGACAAGACGCGGTTCTGActcactgttgttgttgtattcACAGTTATATGAAACCACATGCGAGCATAAACAGGTTTGAAATTACCTTAGAACCGTTGAGGATGTAATGGTCACCTTTCAGCTGTGCAGTGGTCAGAAGTGAAGCAGCATCACTGCCGCTGCCTAGAATCACAGACCCTAGGTTTACTGTGTTGTAGTGCATGCGTGCAAAAAGCACCATATGATATAGATGTAAGATGCATTACTTACAAACTATGAATATATTACACAGAAAAACATCTAGTTTTATAGAATctagaggttgtttttttttcctgtcctttattttttcatttccatATAAAAGACTGACCTGGTTCAGTGAGACAATAGGAAGCAAACTTTTCCATCGAACAGAGTTGGGGACAGAACTTCTCCCTCTGCTCAGTATTGCCAAAGGTGTCTATCATCCAGGCACACATGCTGCAGAAAAAGGAGCATACTGCGGATTTGCAGGCAAATGCATAGAAGATATATGGCATAGGAACTATTAGGGGTCACAATGTAATTaatttacttacttattttCACAAGATCAAAAAGGAAAGTACCAAATacatctggaaaaaaaaagtctaattgACGGAAATTATGTTTCAGTGCTGATGAATTACATCATTGCATTGCATCAGTGTTTTCTATCATACATGTTTGAACTTATTGAAGATGTAACTATGGTATATGTATTCTAACAGCTTCACTAGATTAATCTGTACAGAACTCTTTTAGTCACATAACTTGAAATTGATCTGACAGATATATGGTTCTTTGGGCTATACACAACCAGATTCAAGTCAATTTTGATGAAGAAATCCATCTCTTGTTAGAAACAACCAAATAAATAATCCTCTCATCTTCATTTCATCTTAATATTTTTCACCGCAGGTCCATGCCATTATTGCCATGTGAGGGGTTCGTACTTGTGGATACTGATGTAAGCTGTGGTGCTGACACATCCTGTGGACAAGGCCTCGAAGATGACTGACGTGTCGAGCCGAGAAAGACCCGATCCTCCGACATCCGGCTGTACGTAGATCCCACCAAACCCCAACTGGGCTGCCTTTCGCATTGTCTCTACTGGGAAAAGTTCCTGGGGGGAAAAGTGAACATTAAATTATAATGTTAAACTATAACTAAGCACAGTGGACAAAGAAACATCTAATATATCATATTTATGACTGCTAAGACATACAGATGCTTCCTATCAagttagagctgggcgatatggagaaaaaaaatcaaatatcaagatattttttaccaaatatcaatgtcgatattgcgtcGATATTATAGGGtcgactattggtgctttcacagaaTATTTAcgcaatgagatttttgataaataatcatcagtaacgtggatataatgactaagtgggtacaggcaaataatagaacagttacaacagttaaagttcagaaaatgacatcactttactgtaatgcagcctttaaaaccaggaaaagacaacactaatgTCACATTACGATATCCAacatttaagacgatatctagtctcatataccAACGTCGATGTAATATCgatatatattgcccagccctgtATCAAGTCAATAAtttcaaaactacaaaaatgatAGCTTAGTTTCAGGATGTGGGATTTTTGTCGTCTCCGTACGGAAAACTGGATCTTCTGCTTCAGCTGCACACTCAGGGACACTTCACTAGAAATGATTCTTGCATTTACAGAGATTATGAAGACTAAGTCTGCTGCCTTGA of Sander lucioperca isolate FBNREF2018 chromosome 5, SLUC_FBN_1.2, whole genome shotgun sequence contains these proteins:
- the acad8 gene encoding isobutyryl-CoA dehydrogenase, mitochondrial; protein product: MATVRPLGRIARLGSGICRNHRFFLNRSPQRRGIASCVDPAHGLTDEQREFQKVAFDFAANEMAPHMAEWDQKELFPVETMRKAAQLGFGGIYVQPDVGGSGLSRLDTSVIFEALSTGCVSTTAYISIHNMCAWMIDTFGNTEQREKFCPQLCSMEKFASYCLTEPGSGSDAASLLTTAQLKGDHYILNGSKAFISGGGDTDVYVVMCRTGGKGAKGISCLVVEKGTPGLHFGKKEKKMGWNSQPTRAVIFEDCAVPVTNRLGEEGQGFNIAMKGLNGGRINIASCSLGAAHASVQLARDHLLVRKQFGETLSNNQFLQFKLAEMATKLVASRLLVREAATALQENRPDAVSLCAMAKLFVTDECFNICNQALQMHGGYGYLKDYAVQQFVRDIRVHQILEGTNEVMRMIISRNLLTESS